CAAGAGTCGAAGTGAGGCGGGCATCCCAGGTCCACCAGATGCCCCAAACGGGTTTCGCCCACAGCGGCCCGGTAATCAACACGATGGTGCAGAACACCACGCCGACTTCGGCGGAGGCGGCGGCGAAGGCGTCCGTCTTCGCGCTGCGCCGGAACAGATACCAGATGGACGCTACGAAGTTCCCGATGAAGCACAAGAACGCCACCCAGGCCGAGGGCACGTGATAGTAGAAGATGCGCTGGATGTCGCCCATGGTCCGCTCGGTAGGCGCGGCGAACATGGCCTGGTAGTAGCCGTAGGCCAGCAGCAGGACGGTGGCGGCGACGAACAGGATGCGTGTGGGCTTCATTCGGCGTGCAAAACGCTCTCAAAGAGTAACAGCGAGACGGTGGTGAATACCACATCGTAGACGGCGAGGAACAGGATGGCGAGGCGGGGCGAATCCTCGCCGGTGAGAATGGCCGTGGTGGCGGCCACCATGGCCAGAACCGCTGGGATCGAGATGGGCAACAGCAGCAGTGGCAGCATCACCTCGCGGCTGCGGGTGCGCAGCGAGATGGCGGCGAAGAACGTCCCGTTCACCACCAAGGCCCAGGTTCCCAACAGGAACACGTAGAAAAGCTGGTGCGCTTCGCCGAGCGCGCGCAGGTCGTAAAAGACGATGAACAACGGCGCCATCAGGAGCTCGATGGCGACCACGAACAGAAAGTTCCCCATGGCTTTGCCGAGGAAGAGCGCGTTGGCGGGCGCCGGGGAGACTCGGTAGGCGTCCAGCACCTGGTGGCGCAGTTCACGCACCCAGGTCTGGTTCAGGGCCACGATGGCGCTGAAGAGCACCGCCACCCAGGCGAGGCCTCCCGCGATGCGGCGCGCCTCTTCGGCGGTGGGATCGAAAGAGAAGCTGAAGATCACCACCACCAGCAGGGCGAAGAACAGCATGGCGTTGATGGCGTCCTTGGAGCGCCATTCCAGGCGCAGGTCCTTGGCCAGCGTGGCACGAGTGACGCGGAACAGTTCGCTCATGCCCGCGCTCCTTGCCGCTGCGCCG
The Terriglobales bacterium genome window above contains:
- a CDS encoding heme exporter protein CcmB, with amino-acid sequence MSELFRVTRATLAKDLRLEWRSKDAINAMLFFALLVVVIFSFSFDPTAEEARRIAGGLAWVAVLFSAIVALNQTWVRELRHQVLDAYRVSPAPANALFLGKAMGNFLFVVAIELLMAPLFIVFYDLRALGEAHQLFYVFLLGTWALVVNGTFFAAISLRTRSREVMLPLLLLPISIPAVLAMVAATTAILTGEDSPRLAILFLAVYDVVFTTVSLLLFESVLHAE